One window of the Diachasmimorpha longicaudata isolate KC_UGA_2023 chromosome 9, iyDiaLong2, whole genome shotgun sequence genome contains the following:
- the LOC135165720 gene encoding uncharacterized protein LOC135165720 — MSETSHPSRDPKNLSEPFAVIEFLEKNEKGLPCIDLVPKKWFNSAEEDTCKFPPTTEYHLLDDYLEKLHSPKDSWQSYPFCFITGAADLDQGRRRLKKAQVTLNCETTDGENDRKGGRSETSSKAKISAKPLTASKSQLNNIFSTKIPIPPRNQTPKSGIQAKPKTRFQSIYQSGSDSEDENHDCLIANPEEIRASKAQNNSGFLQMSSKSRSVPTGACLSFKQRSRKNITLLKDVETDESESNDSSDGILQSPTKSMDSARNTRKELHLTPPSPLVHNASGNRKRRASSTTRAEDGLNSIVSPGTPKTSRSMMVHPAKMPKMLGPQNQLSSSHYADNERRILNSLRDYFDQQLDEKLENLRRRMAYDLKQSMNELKTTIIGTNLAPASGPSLLEIQKQMSTPLPFEMDDKFQEYEAILTTDPNLVETLRLFMRVLISNKKEMKICVSTILSAVLRKTVSLHYSGYGKEAGGKKKKNFYNTTVCKVLIDVIIEVIGSSTDEKKIMSEVSTWLSRSGDREGGGKERQRGSSHHNENNSVCSFDTNR; from the exons atgtcggaaacctcacatccatctcgcgatccaaaaaatctcagcgaaccattcgcagtcatcgaatttctcgagaaaaacgaaaaagggctaccatgcattgatttggtgccgaaaaaatggtttaatagtgcagaagaagacacctgtaaattcccaccgacaactgaatatcatctacttgacgactacttggaaaaattgcactcgcccaaggactcttggcaaagttatccattttgcttcatcaccggagcag ctgatttggatcagggtcgcagaagattaaaaaaggcccaagtaactctcaactgtgagacaaccgatggtgaaaatgatcgaaagggggggaggtccgaaacttcctcgaaagcaaaaatttcagcaaaacccttaactgcatcaaagtctcaactaaacaacatctttagtactaaaatcccgattccacctagaaatcaaactccaaagtctg gtatacaagcaaaaccaaagacaagatttcaaagcatttaccagagtggatctgactctgaagacgaaaatcatgattgtcttatagctaatcctgaggagattcgagcctcaaaggctcaaaataattctggctttttgcaaatgtcgagtaaatcgcgatctgtaccaacag gtgcatgtttatcatttaaacagcggtcaaggaagaatattactttgcttaaagacgtcgaaactgatgaatctgagagcaatgattcctccgatggaattctgcagtcacctacaaaatcgatggactcagcgagaaatacaagaaaagaacttcatttgacacctccttcaccactagtccataacgcttcag gtaaccgaaaaaggcgtgcatcgtctactacacgcgctgaagacggattgaattcgattgtgagcccaggaactccaaaaacttcacgatcaatgatggtacaccctgctaagatgccaaaaatgctgggaccacaaaaccagttgtcatctagtcattatgctgataatgaacgtcgaatcctgaactcccttcgagattactttgatcagcaattagatgaaaagctcgaaaatttaagacgcaggatggcttacgatttaaagcagtctatgaatgagctcaagaccacaatcattggcactaatctagccccagcttctggtcctagcttgcttgaaatacagaagcagatgtctacgccactaccatttgaaatggatgataagttccaggaatacgaagcgatattgacaacggacccaaatctcgtagaaacactg cgattattcatgagagttttgataagcaataaaaaagagatgaaaatatgtgtttccactatcctatctgcggttctgaggaagacagtgtcactgcactattctggttacggaaaggaagctggcggaaagaaaaagaaaaatttttataacactacagtatgcaaagtgctgattgatgtgataattgaggtaataggatccagcactgatgagaagaagataatgtcagaagtaagtacttggttgtcacgttctggcgatcgagagggtgggggtaaggaacgacaacgcgggtcaagtcatcataacgagaataattcagtttgttcctttgataccaatcgataa
- the Rgn gene encoding uncharacterized protein Rgn produces MTENLEIITMWSLVIILLCATGLSAGILVEAQPNSINLPSGNHEKNDKDFTGIRRFACPVGFFRLKRNCYYLSAGVAPWRDAYFHCKDRNSTLAELDKNGKDRILRKYLMGEQFTRLERWIGGLYNWNQKVWQWGATGENIKFQNFAGALSKNSSQYAWYCIVLNPSAKYKWTPRSCVEKKHYICQVPAGRIGRRRKKTVPTEVGPQNQRLRPRKKGKKRRKEKKNNLREHRRGRVGTAWNKDWVDNDNQEWAHGVKLGSRPLTDIKSSPEIRANRTRHRNNRNRVHDRPPRITQINPQGHEYGAFLGDGPAGGRPKALSDEKTLSHYHAKINDLSLEEVLLKT; encoded by the exons ATGACAGAAAACTTGGAAATTATCACAATGTGGAGTTTAGTGATTATTCTGCTGTGTGCAACAG GTCTCTCAGCCGGAATCCTAGTGGAAGCTCAGCCAAACAGTATAAATTTACCCTCGGGTAAccacgaaaaaaacgataaagATTTCACCGGAATACGTAGATTTGCATGCCCCGTTGGATTCTTCAGACTCAAGAGAAATTGTTACTACCTGAGTGCTGGAGTAGCCCCATGGAGGGACGCTTACTTCCACTGTAAAGACAGAAACTCAACATTGGCAGAACTCGATAAGAACGGAAAGGATCGAATACTACGAAAGTATCTCATGGGCGAACAATTCA CGAGACTGGAGAGGTGGATAGGCGGGTTGTATAATTGGAACCAAAAGGTCTGGCAGTGGGGTGCGACGggtgaaaatataaaatttcagaACTTCGCTGGTGCGCTTAGTAAAAATTCATCGCAATACGCGTGGTACTGCATAGTTCTAAATCCATCGGCCAAATACAAATGGACACCGCGAAGTTGTGTTGAAAAAAAGCACTACATCTGCCAGGTTCCCGCTGGACGAATAG GACGGAGGAGGAAGAAGACTGTTCCAACGGAGGTGGGGCCCCAGAACCAGAGATTGAGACCGAGGAAAAAGGGGAAGAAGAGgaggaaagagaaaaaaaataacttgagGGAGCATAGGAGGGGACGAGTGGGAACTGCGTGGAACAAGGATTGGGTCGACAATGACAATCAGGAGTGGGCACACGGAGTTAAACTCGGGTCAAGGCCGCTGACTGA TATCAAGTCATCACCGGAAATACGAGCAAACAGAACTCGTCATCGAAATAATCGCAACAGGGTTCACGATAGACCGCCCCGAATAACGCAGATAAACCCGCAAGGACACGAATATGGGGCATTTCTAGGGGATGGCCCAGCTGGCGGACGCCCCAAGGCACTGTCAGACGAAAAAACACTCTCTCACTATCACGCAAAGATCAACGATTTGTCCCTTGAGGAAGTGCTTCTAAAAACTTGA
- the LOC135166047 gene encoding X-linked retinitis pigmentosa GTPase regulator, with the protein MGLPDIDNIPETGAVFTLGRSRFADNVASHFFIRKDPVISIACGDEHSAVVCQSGRLFVFGSNDWGQLGLGHKNHVTKPSCVKSLKPEKVTHVACGRAHTLICTGGQKIFACGSDQESQLGRGQQTVGDSSSSPIMVYDCGMVVDGPKVVDIAAGSQHSLVLTSDGGVLAWGSNLEGQLGLHGVSGLINTPTRVHIPEPVKQISAGYYHSAFLTESGAVYVCGEAESGKLGIVLDFRTQLAPKQMSLSVKAAHVACGGHHTLIFGDDGNIYCTGSNASGQLGMGTSVTEIQTPKELARGALEDEIIVKVVCGESHIAVVTASGKIFTCGDGRHGKLGLEENENNVHELTHAIKYQELFVTNVACGGCHTILVGRRREMDNGDDESKQMKINALPPLKVPAPRIQNESPLAKPDGPNIGSEENENEMFAEKLEDEETKKPKSASKDVEKPESPKMSSDYSESEEIKVKEDEMTNEKDQTEEEPNGGTEVDDPEHPEEEEKSEQEEKLEQNAKPEQMERPKSSVSRVSRVEDEMNKINETNSKDETNSRDEIDEKKEAHETNQLNQDNKEEKNTEENASDEGMNKEPAESPPLPIPPPKPPRQKTGSAESASSGGNKSRKSSGKMSMLEAPASPEAPQEGTEGLDKEGSETGSGKKSARSEKSQSGKSKAESNETVPMETVIQSSLDQVGNEIANQVDKIEEKAMETVTSIGEKIGIAGDDADVVQSPASKGGKISKLFHLRRQEVENGNKLSSSQDAKAKSKTCSIL; encoded by the exons ATGGGCCTCCCCGACATTGACAACATACCGG aGACAGGCGCAGTGTTTACACTGGGCCGCAGTCGTTTCGCCGATAACGTAGCATCGCATTTTTTTATCCGCAAGGATCCGGTGATCAGCATCGCCTGCGGCGACGAGCACTCGGCTGTTGTTTGCC AGAGCGGAAGGCTGTTCGTCTTTGGTAGCAACGATTGGGGTCAATTGGGTCTCGGCCACAAGAATCACGTCACCAAGCCTTCGTGCGTGAAAA GTCTCAAACCGGAGAAAGTTACACACGTGGCATGCGGGAGGGCTCACACATTGATATGCACAG GCGGACAGAAAATATTTGCATGCGGAAGTGACCAAGAGTCACAATTGGGAAGAGGTCAACAGACTGTGGGCGATAGTTCGAGCTCACCAATTATGGTTTACGATTGTGGTATGGTTGTGGATGGACCCAAGGTGGTGGATATTGCCGCTGGATCACAGCATTCCCTGGTGTTGACTAGCGATGGTGGAGTTCTCGCCTGGGGCAGCAATTTGGAGGGACAGCTGGGGCTACATGGCGTTTCCGGTCTCATTAATACACCTACGAGGGTTCATATACCGGAGCCAGTCAAGCAAATCAGTGCTGGATACTATCATTCGGCCTTTTTGACAG AGAGTGGAGCGGTTTACGTCTGCGGCGAAGCGGAAAGTGGAAAGCTGGGGATAGTCCTGGACTTTAGGACACAGTTAGCGCCCAAGCAGATGTCACTATCTGTGAAAGCTGCTCACGTCGCCTGCGGCGGTCATCACACACTCATTTTTGGAG ATGACGGCAACATCTACTGCACAGGAAGCAACGCAAGTGGGCAATTAGGAATGGGCACAAGTGTAACTGAAATTCAAACCCCGAAGGAGCTTGCACGTGGTGCACTGGAAGACGAGATAATCGTAAAAGTTGTTTGCGGTGAAAGTCACATTGCCGTTGTTACAG CCTCCGGTAAAATTTTCACGTGCGGCGATGGTAGACACGGGAAACTGGGTCTCGAGGAGAACGAGAATAACGTACACGAGTTGACACATGCTATCAAGTATCAGGAGCTCTTTGTCACAAAT GTCGCATGCGGTGGTTGTCACACTATTTTGGTGGGACGGAGGAGGGAAATGGATAATGGAGATGACGAATCTAAACAAATG aaaataaatgCCCTACCTCCCCTGAAAGTCCCCGCGCCGCGAATTCAGAACGAGAGTCCCCTGGCGAAGCCCGATGGGCCCAACATCGGTAGCGAGGAGAACGAAAATGAGATGTTCGCAGAGAAGCTCGAAGACGAGGAAACTAAAAAGCCAAAATCCGCATCCAAGGACGTGGAGAAGCCGGAGTCCCCCAAGATGTCATCGGACTACAGCGAGTCCGAGGAGATTAAAGTGAAAGAAGACGAAATGACGAACGAAAAAGATCAGACTGAGGAGGAGCCCAATGGAGGCACAGAGGTCGACGACCCCGAGCACCCCGAGGAAGAGGAGAAATCTGAACAAGAGGAGAAGCTGGAACAAAATGCGAAACCTGAACAAATGGAGAGACCAAAGTCTTCCGTATCGCGGGTCAGTCGAGTTGAGGAcgagatgaataaaataaacgaaACGAACTCGAAGGATGAAACGAATTCTAGGGACGAAAtagacgagaaaaaggagGCACACGAAACGAATCAATTAAATCAAGATAataaggaagaaaaaaataccgaaGAAAATGCCAGTGATGAAGGGATGAACAAGGAACCTGCTGAGTCCCCTCCACTACCGATCCCACCCCCGAAGCCACCGCGGCAGAAGACCGGAAGTGCGGAGAGTGCATCAAGTGGCGGCAATAAATCCAGGAAGAGCTCGGGGAAAATGTCGATGCTAGAGGCCCCCGCGAGCCCTGAGGCACCTCAGGAAGGCACGGAGGGTCTGGACAAAGAGGGCAGTGAGACCGGCTCGGGGAAAAAATCAGCGAGGAGTGAAAAGAGCCAGTCCGGAAAATCAAAGGCGGAATCGAATGAAACTGTCCCGATGGAGACGGTTATTCAGAGCAGTTTAGACCAGGTTGGGAATGAGATAGCGAATCAAGTGGACAAGATCGAGGAGAAGGCCATGGAGACCGTGACCTCCATCGGGGAGAAGATCGGCATCGCCGGGGATGATGCCGACGTTGTACAATCACCTGCTTCGAAAGGAG ggaaaatatcaaaattatttcacctcAGGAGACAAGAAGTCGAGAATGGAAATAAATTAAGCAGTTCTCAAGACGCTAAAGCTAAA TCAAAAACCTGCAGTATCCTGTGA
- the LOC135166048 gene encoding pseudouridylate synthase 7 homolog isoform X1: MADSDNSNMGKRKFFYKGRGRGRGGFKQGGGFRGGYGDKPFHKRPQMNHYHSQKRTKFEVTNRLKEVDIGVTEFVGTHEHINGIVKERFNDFHVHEINTNGERSQLTNQDIPAAPDDALDMNELKKNLPQETWDRIKLLSVADTSISTVEIDVTDMDKEQRKCLHLIGKKIPSIVSQTIEKDQKKLLVFAKNDKKAAGNKFYRDFRNDWAYSSNFCHFVLHKVNMDTMDALNLLAMYLHLKPNAFTYAGTKDRRARTTQWVCLKRVHPSSILDAGKRVRGAFVGNFKFAKEPLRLGALQGNHFTIALRNVTATDEQIDAALTSLRDNGFVNYYGLQRFGTVATVPTHEVGKALLQSNWSEAIDLILQPRSGEFMDMAKAREIYAQTKDAKAALAKIQRQDKIEAKLLRGLVNCGMNNPQGALDALPRNARTMYIHAYQSFVWNHLVSRRIKELGNKPIVGDLVYEKRDTNDTVEGPDGGDEPEEVEGAQVKGKEETDAQGQAPVEDGPEGADEQEKMQVVEEQEGKKDKEEAIEKDFYPLPAVKMLTEQDLGNYTLADVVMPQPGWRVTYPSYAREWYEEFLAKDGLTTDLRQKNQKYSLGGQYRKILQVPENMSWRIVHYNNLQADLVLADIDKMRNHDPPENVPDGKYKALILEMTLRSSTYATMALREILKHDTSAETQAAQSAAHHAQDAKDKMLEAEEKNKLNGQEKLSPPSGEEKKDGVESVADEANEKMEIADEAVAETKDSPADN, translated from the exons ATGGCTGATAGTGACAATAGTAACATGGGAAAGAGGAAGTTTTTCTACAAAGGCAGGGGCCGCGGGAGAGGAGGCTTCAAGCAA GGAGGGGGATTTCGTGGTGGCTATGGTGACAAGCCATTCCACAAACGTCCCCAGATGAACCACTACCACAGTCAGAAGCGCACCAAATTCGAGGTGACTAATCGCCTGAAGGAGGTGGACATAGGTGTGACAGAGTTCGTGGGCACCCACGAGCATATCAATGGAATCGTCAAAGAGCGTTTCAACGACTTCCACGTTCACGAGATCAACACCAATGGTGAGCGCTCCCAGCTGACGAACCAGGACATTCCAGCTGCCCCTGACGATGCTCTGGATATGAACGAGCTGAAGAAGAATCTCCCGCAGGAGACCTGGGACCGGATTAAGTTGCTCTCGGTGGCTGACACCAGCATCAGCACTGTGGAGATCGACGTGACGGACATGGACAAGGAGCAACGCAAGTGTCTGCACCTGATTGGGAAGAAGATTCCCTCCATCGTGAGTCAGACCATTGAGAAGGACCAGAAAAAGCTGCTGGTGTTTGCCAAAAATGATAAGAAAGCTGCAG GCAACAAATTCTATAGAGATTTTCGTAACGACTGGGCTTATTCTTCCAATTTCTGTCACTTTGTCCTCCATAAAGTCAACATGGATACAATGGACGCCCTGAACCTGCTGGCAATGTACCTCCACCTGAAGCCCAACGCGTTCACCTATGCAGGCACGAAAGATCGTCGAGCAAGAACCACGCAGTGGGTCTGCCTGAAGCGAGTCCATCCATCGAGTATCCTGGACGCTGGTAAGCGAGTCCGTGGTGCATTCGTAGGTAATTTTAAATTCGCCAAGGAACCACTGAGGCTAGGAGCCCTACAAGGTAATCACTTCACAATAGCCCTGAGAAATGTCACTGCCACTGATGAGCAGATTGATGCTGCTTTGACTAGTCTACGAGACAATGGATTCGTCAATTACTACGGACTTCAGCGTTTTGGCACAGTGGCAACTGTTCCCACTCATGAAGTTGGAAAAGCCCTGTTACAAAGCAACTGGAGTGAAGCTATTGATCTCATTCTCCAGCCGAGGAGTGGAGAGTTCATGGACATGGCTAAAGCTAGGGAAATTTATGCCCAGACTAAGGACGCCAAAGCAGCACTGGCGAAGATTCAGCGGCAGGACAAGATCGAAGCAAAGTTACTCAGGGGACTCGTCAACTGTGGGATGAATAATCCTCAGGGGGCACTCGATGCTCTCCCCAGAAACGCCAGGACAATGTATATTCATGCTTATCAGAGCTTCGTGTGGAATCACCTGGTTTCCAGGAGAATCAAGGAGCTGGGGAATAAACCCATCGTTGGGGACCTTGTCTACGAGAAACGAGACACCAATGATACTGTTGAGGGGCCTGATGGTGGTGATGAGCCTGAGGAGGTGGAGGGTGCTCAGGTTAAGGGGAAAGAGGAGACTGATGCTCAGGGGCAGGCGCCTGTTGAGGACGGTCCTGAGGGAGCTGATGAGCAGGAGAAGATGCAGGTGGTAGAGGAGCAGGAGGGGAAGAAAGATAAGGAGGAAGCTATTGAGAAGGACTTCTATCCACTGCCAGCTGTCAAAATGCTGACTGAACAGGATTTGGGGAATTACACTCTTGCTGATGTCGTTATGCCACAGCCTGGCTGGAGGGTGACGTATCCGTCTTATGCTCGGGAGTGGTATGAGGAGTTCCTGGCTAAGGATGGTTTAACGACTGATCTCAGGCAGAAGAATCA gaaATACTCGCTTGGAGGACAGTACAGGAAGATTCTTCAGGTTCCAGAGAATATGTCGTGGAGGATAGTTCATTATAATAATCTTCAGGCTGATCTTGTTCTCGCTGATATCGATAAAATGAGGAATCATGATCCACCAGAGAATGTTCCAG ATGGAAAATACAAGGCGTTGATTTTAGAGATGACCCTGAGGTCTTCGACGTACGCTACAATGGCCCTCCGAGAGATTCTGAAGCACGACACATCAGCAGAGACTCAAGCTGCTCAGTCAGCAGCCCACCACGCGCAGGATGCGAAGGACAAAATGCTGGAGGCAGAGGAGAAGAATAAGTTGAATGGACAGGAAAAGCTGAGTCCGCCGTCTGGTGAGGAAAAGAAAGATGGAGTCGAGAGTGTTGCTGATGAGGCAAACGAGAAAATGGAGATTGCTGATGAAGCTGTGGCTGAGACTAAGGACAGCCCTGCTGACAATTGA
- the LOC135166048 gene encoding pseudouridylate synthase 7 homolog isoform X2, which yields MADSDNSNMGKRKFFYKGRGRGRGGFKQGGFRGGYGDKPFHKRPQMNHYHSQKRTKFEVTNRLKEVDIGVTEFVGTHEHINGIVKERFNDFHVHEINTNGERSQLTNQDIPAAPDDALDMNELKKNLPQETWDRIKLLSVADTSISTVEIDVTDMDKEQRKCLHLIGKKIPSIVSQTIEKDQKKLLVFAKNDKKAAGNKFYRDFRNDWAYSSNFCHFVLHKVNMDTMDALNLLAMYLHLKPNAFTYAGTKDRRARTTQWVCLKRVHPSSILDAGKRVRGAFVGNFKFAKEPLRLGALQGNHFTIALRNVTATDEQIDAALTSLRDNGFVNYYGLQRFGTVATVPTHEVGKALLQSNWSEAIDLILQPRSGEFMDMAKAREIYAQTKDAKAALAKIQRQDKIEAKLLRGLVNCGMNNPQGALDALPRNARTMYIHAYQSFVWNHLVSRRIKELGNKPIVGDLVYEKRDTNDTVEGPDGGDEPEEVEGAQVKGKEETDAQGQAPVEDGPEGADEQEKMQVVEEQEGKKDKEEAIEKDFYPLPAVKMLTEQDLGNYTLADVVMPQPGWRVTYPSYAREWYEEFLAKDGLTTDLRQKNQKYSLGGQYRKILQVPENMSWRIVHYNNLQADLVLADIDKMRNHDPPENVPDGKYKALILEMTLRSSTYATMALREILKHDTSAETQAAQSAAHHAQDAKDKMLEAEEKNKLNGQEKLSPPSGEEKKDGVESVADEANEKMEIADEAVAETKDSPADN from the exons ATGGCTGATAGTGACAATAGTAACATGGGAAAGAGGAAGTTTTTCTACAAAGGCAGGGGCCGCGGGAGAGGAGGCTTCAAGCAAG GGGGATTTCGTGGTGGCTATGGTGACAAGCCATTCCACAAACGTCCCCAGATGAACCACTACCACAGTCAGAAGCGCACCAAATTCGAGGTGACTAATCGCCTGAAGGAGGTGGACATAGGTGTGACAGAGTTCGTGGGCACCCACGAGCATATCAATGGAATCGTCAAAGAGCGTTTCAACGACTTCCACGTTCACGAGATCAACACCAATGGTGAGCGCTCCCAGCTGACGAACCAGGACATTCCAGCTGCCCCTGACGATGCTCTGGATATGAACGAGCTGAAGAAGAATCTCCCGCAGGAGACCTGGGACCGGATTAAGTTGCTCTCGGTGGCTGACACCAGCATCAGCACTGTGGAGATCGACGTGACGGACATGGACAAGGAGCAACGCAAGTGTCTGCACCTGATTGGGAAGAAGATTCCCTCCATCGTGAGTCAGACCATTGAGAAGGACCAGAAAAAGCTGCTGGTGTTTGCCAAAAATGATAAGAAAGCTGCAG GCAACAAATTCTATAGAGATTTTCGTAACGACTGGGCTTATTCTTCCAATTTCTGTCACTTTGTCCTCCATAAAGTCAACATGGATACAATGGACGCCCTGAACCTGCTGGCAATGTACCTCCACCTGAAGCCCAACGCGTTCACCTATGCAGGCACGAAAGATCGTCGAGCAAGAACCACGCAGTGGGTCTGCCTGAAGCGAGTCCATCCATCGAGTATCCTGGACGCTGGTAAGCGAGTCCGTGGTGCATTCGTAGGTAATTTTAAATTCGCCAAGGAACCACTGAGGCTAGGAGCCCTACAAGGTAATCACTTCACAATAGCCCTGAGAAATGTCACTGCCACTGATGAGCAGATTGATGCTGCTTTGACTAGTCTACGAGACAATGGATTCGTCAATTACTACGGACTTCAGCGTTTTGGCACAGTGGCAACTGTTCCCACTCATGAAGTTGGAAAAGCCCTGTTACAAAGCAACTGGAGTGAAGCTATTGATCTCATTCTCCAGCCGAGGAGTGGAGAGTTCATGGACATGGCTAAAGCTAGGGAAATTTATGCCCAGACTAAGGACGCCAAAGCAGCACTGGCGAAGATTCAGCGGCAGGACAAGATCGAAGCAAAGTTACTCAGGGGACTCGTCAACTGTGGGATGAATAATCCTCAGGGGGCACTCGATGCTCTCCCCAGAAACGCCAGGACAATGTATATTCATGCTTATCAGAGCTTCGTGTGGAATCACCTGGTTTCCAGGAGAATCAAGGAGCTGGGGAATAAACCCATCGTTGGGGACCTTGTCTACGAGAAACGAGACACCAATGATACTGTTGAGGGGCCTGATGGTGGTGATGAGCCTGAGGAGGTGGAGGGTGCTCAGGTTAAGGGGAAAGAGGAGACTGATGCTCAGGGGCAGGCGCCTGTTGAGGACGGTCCTGAGGGAGCTGATGAGCAGGAGAAGATGCAGGTGGTAGAGGAGCAGGAGGGGAAGAAAGATAAGGAGGAAGCTATTGAGAAGGACTTCTATCCACTGCCAGCTGTCAAAATGCTGACTGAACAGGATTTGGGGAATTACACTCTTGCTGATGTCGTTATGCCACAGCCTGGCTGGAGGGTGACGTATCCGTCTTATGCTCGGGAGTGGTATGAGGAGTTCCTGGCTAAGGATGGTTTAACGACTGATCTCAGGCAGAAGAATCA gaaATACTCGCTTGGAGGACAGTACAGGAAGATTCTTCAGGTTCCAGAGAATATGTCGTGGAGGATAGTTCATTATAATAATCTTCAGGCTGATCTTGTTCTCGCTGATATCGATAAAATGAGGAATCATGATCCACCAGAGAATGTTCCAG ATGGAAAATACAAGGCGTTGATTTTAGAGATGACCCTGAGGTCTTCGACGTACGCTACAATGGCCCTCCGAGAGATTCTGAAGCACGACACATCAGCAGAGACTCAAGCTGCTCAGTCAGCAGCCCACCACGCGCAGGATGCGAAGGACAAAATGCTGGAGGCAGAGGAGAAGAATAAGTTGAATGGACAGGAAAAGCTGAGTCCGCCGTCTGGTGAGGAAAAGAAAGATGGAGTCGAGAGTGTTGCTGATGAGGCAAACGAGAAAATGGAGATTGCTGATGAAGCTGTGGCTGAGACTAAGGACAGCCCTGCTGACAATTGA
- the LOC135166053 gene encoding zinc finger protein 239 codes for MSGVGICDQEAPLDLSFRGRNGFRSIGDKKLPCGSCGKYFDRPSLLKRHIRTHTGEKPHGCAVCGKMFSTSSSLNTHVRIHTGERPHECSICGKRFTASSNLYYHRMTHYKEKPHKCNDCERSFPTPGDLRAHSYSHTGNWPFKCPVCGRGFCKPGAFHHHVELHSGNFQHTCKLCLGKFPSLNGLRTHAKTHLIKPFPHPSKIVSWSQWFQ; via the exons ATGTCGGGGGTCGGTATTTGCGACCAAGAGGCACCGTTGGATCTCAGTTTTCGGGGGCGGAACGGATTCCGATCCATTGGGGATAAGAAATTGCCCTGTGGTAGCTGCGGAAAGTATTTCGATCGTCCATCGTTGCTGAAGAGACATATCCGGACGCATACAG GTGAAAAACCCCACGGCTGTGCAGTCTGTGGAAAAATGTTCAGCACGAGCAGTTCCCTGAATACTCACGTGAGAATTCACACTGGGGAACGTCCGCACGAATGCTCCATATGCGGAAAACGCTTCACCGCCTCTTCGAACCTCTACTATCACCGCATGACGCATTACAAG GAGAAGCCCCACAAGTGCAATGACTGCGAGAGGTCCTTTCCCACCCCTGGGGATCTGAGAGCTCACAGTTATTCGCACACGGGAAACTGGCCGTTCAAATGCCCCGTCTGCGGAAGGGGTTTCTGCAAGCCCGGAGCTTTCCATCATCATGTAGAATTGCACAGTG GGAATTTTCAACACACCTGCAAGCTCTGCCTCGGAAAATTTCCGTCACTAAACGGTCTCCGGACTCACGCAAAAACCCACCTCATCAAACCGTTCCCCCATCCAAGTAAAATCGTCTCCTGGAGTCAATGGTTCCAATGA